Part of the Diceros bicornis minor isolate mBicDic1 chromosome 17, mDicBic1.mat.cur, whole genome shotgun sequence genome is shown below.
ATGTCTCTGCTTTCATTTATAAGTTTATTTCTTTGGATCCTCTCttgtttttcttggttagtctagctaaacttgtctcaattttgtttatcttttccaatAACCAAAtcctatttttgttaatttttctattttttcctgttcACAACTACACCTATTTCtgatttaatctttattatttccttcattttattaactttgggcttagttatTATGCGTTTTATAGTTCCTAGAggtataaatttatgttgtttgtttgagatctttcttttttctttatgtatgcATTTATCACAGTGAAGTATCTCTCTTACAACCAtctttgctgcatctcataaggtTTGGTATGCtgtatttgcatttttgtttGACTCGTGatacttttttatttcccttttgatttcttctttgatccattggtcgTTCAGCAGTGTATTAGTTTCCATGTATTTATGAAATTTTCAGCTTTCATCTTGTTAATGATGTCTAGTTACATTCAATTTTGGTTGGAGAAGATACTTGCTATTATTTATccttaaattttttgagacttgttttgttgcaTGACATATTATCTATTGTAGAATATGTTCCATGGGCACTTgcgaagaatgtgtattccgctacTATTGGATGGAGTATTGAGTATAGGTTTGTTAAGTTCGCTTGGATTGTAGTGTTCCAATcccctgtttccttattgattttctgtcaggATGATCTAGCCTTTGTTGAGAGTGAGATATTAAAGTCCCCAAATGTTATTCTATtgctatttatttctccttttatttctcttaatatttgttttatatatttaggtagtTTGATGTTATGGTATGGATGTTgtcaattgttatatcttcttgatgaattgacccacATTGTCATCATAATGCCTTCTTCCTCTTTTGACTAATTTTACTTAAAGTTTCTTTTGACTGATATAAATATTGCtacttcttctttcttttgattaCCGTTTGCTTgaaatatcattttccttctctttactcTTAGTCTGTATGTGCCCTTTAattaaaatgagtctcttgtaggcagcatattgttggattttgtatttttatccattcaactgttcTATGTCTTTTgcttagagaatttaaaatatttatgtttaaagtaaCAATTGTTAgttaaaaagaaactatttaCAGTTTGTTAATTGTAATTCTGTTAATTGTATTCTGACTGTTTTATGGGTCCTATGGTTTttgcttcctctcttgctgtcttcctttctgatttcatGACTGTTTGTAGTGGTATACTTTGCCTCacttcttataatcttttgtgtatctactacagagttttcctttttgtttactATGAGGcctacataaaacatcttatatttataacatCATGTTTTAAACTGATAAGAACTTAACTTCAGTAGCATACATAAGCTTCACACTTTTAATTCCCACCTCACATTTTAGGTAATacatgtcacaatttacatcttttttacATTGTTTATCCATCAATGAATTATTTTAGTTATggttatttaatatatttgttttttaacttttaaactagagttgTAAATAAATTATGCACTACTCTTACAATATCAGGGAATCTGactttaactatatatttaccatttctacTGAGTTTTACACATAACATCATGTTTTTGCATCATTTATTTCCTCTCAGAGAActgcctttaacatttcttataaggcaagtCAAGTTGTGAAGATCTCCTTTAGCTTTTATTTGTTCAGGAAagtctttgtttctccttcatttctgaagggtaGCTTTGTcaggtatagtattcttggttgagtttttctttcaatattttgaatattgttCCAATCTCTCCTGCTCTGCGAAGTTTCTTTTGAGAAAACCATCTATTGTCTTATGGAGTTTTTCTGTATGTGtaaagtcatttttctcttaatgctttcaaaattctttctttgtcttcatcTCTTGACAATTTAATTCTAATGTACCTCATTGTAGCCCTTTTCAGATTCAATCAATTTTAGGTCCTTCATGCCTCATGAATCTAGATCACCATTTCTCTCACCATGTTTGAGGAGTTTACAgcaattattgctttaaatatacttcttgtcactttctttttctcttccccttctgggaTTCCCTAAAGCGTGTATTATTTCTATTGATgatgtcccataagtccctttggctttcttttctctttcattctttttttccttttgctcctcTGAATGTATAATTTCAAGTGACCTAtcttctaattcactaattctctctctctctctgtttttttttggtttgatcAAGTGCCATTGAAGCTCTCAATTCATTTCTCCAGGACAGTCATTGTATTCTTAAACTCTAAGATTTctatttgagttgtttttttttttaatggctcctTTCTTTTTTGAACTTCTTGGTTTTTTCATGTaatgttttcctaattttgtgtAGTTGTCTTTCTGTGTGTTATTGTAGATCATTAAACttctttaagaggattattctgaattctttatcagatagttcatagatttccatttctttaaggtCAGTCattggagctttattagtttcctttggtagTATCATGTTTACCTGACTCTTTGTGATCCTTGATTCCTTTTCTTGGTTTTGCACATTTGAGTAAGTGATCTTCTCTTCTAGGCTTTACAGATTTGCTTGGCAGGGACAGCCCTTTATCAGTCAGCTCAGCTTGGGGTTGTTGACAGTCTGCTCATATTATCCTTCAGCAGGTGGGCCTTGATGTTGAGGTCTCTATTTGGGTGGGGTCTTTATCTGGGTGAGGCCACTAGCTGTTCACTGAAATAAGGAGTGGTTCTGCTGGCCAGGAAATGTGGTTGTATAGGCCTGCTGTGTGGCTCCACATTCAAGTAGGGCCATAGGATGTGCTTCCTCATTGGGCGGAGTTCCTGGCTATGCTCCATAGTCTCATGGGGCCTCTGGCTGGGCTGTACCTTTGTCAGGCAAGGTTGCTGGCTGTGTTCCCTGGCAGGGTGATACCACTGGTTGGACTTCTCAGGTGGGTTAGGCTATGGGCTTGGCTCTGCAATCATTCATGGTTGGGTGAGATTCAGGCTGAAGTCCTTCAATGGATGGTATTTCTGGCTCGACTCTGCATTTAGGCTAGGGCTCAGAGCGAGCTTTTTGGTCAGACAAAGCTTCAGGTTTGTTCTGCAATCAGTTGGGGCTGCAGTCTGTGACCTGAAGTTGGGCAATGCCACAGGCTGTGCTCTGCTGTTGTGTAAAGTCACTGGCCAGCCTCTTTTGTTGGGAAGGGACTCCTTTGTGTCCTGCAGTTGCATACAGCTAGAAACCGTGTGCCACAGTCAGGCAGGGTTCTGTCCAAGTTCTTTCATCAGGTTGGGCCACAGGCAGTGCTCCATAATTGGACAGGGTCACTGGCTTGACTCCTTGCTTGGGTGAGGCCACAGTTGTGTTCAGCTATCAGGCAAGGCCATAGGCTGGGTTGTGATGTGGGGTAGGGCTGTAGGCTGAGGTCCATGGATGGGTGGTACCATAGACTGTGTCCTGAGGCTATCCAGAGTCACTGTTAGGATCCCTCTTTACGTAGAGCCAGAGGCTTTAATTAACAGTTGAACAAGGTTGCTGGCTTAATTCTCTGCCCAAGTGTTGCTGTAGGATGGGCTCTACAGCCTCCTCAATTCTCTAGTCTGGCTTCCTGGTAGAGCAGGACTAGAGGCTATCctctgcagctgtgtggggctgccAATTTGATTTCTTGCCAAGGCAGGGCTATAAAATGGGCTCCATAGCCAGTATGGCTTGCTGGCTGGTGATCTGAACTAGGCAGAACTGCCCCTTGAGCTCCCTGGACAGACAGGGCCACTAGCTCAGCTCTGTAGATGGGCAGAACCACTGGCTGGGCTTTCTACTTGGATGCTGCTGCAAGCATGACTGTAGGATGGGCTACTCAGCTTCCCAAGTTCTCTAAATAGGCTTTCTGCTCTGGTATTCAGCAGTAGGTGGGCCTTTGAATTAGCTTCCCTGTCTGGGAAGGGCCATAGAACAGGCTCCATGGTCAGCATGGCTCGCTGACTGGTGACCTGAACCAGGAAGAACTGTCCATTGTGCTCCCTGGCCAGATGGGGCCACTGACCTGGCTTTGTAGATGGGCAGCGTCACTGGGACACTGCTGTAGGTAAGTATATGATCCACCAATGTCTGAGCACTGATTATAGTCAAGCTGCACCGACTTCCCCAATGATCCCGTGAGTTGAGACCCAAATGGGCGTCCTGGGAAGTCCTCTAAGTGCTTCTTCGTGTTGAAAGTGGACGTCTACCTTCAGCTCTCTTTTACCCACTGGAGAAACCATAAGCCCAAGGGACCCTCTCGGTGAGGCACTGTGCTGGCATGGGGGAGGGGCAATGCAGTCAGAATGTCTGTTCCTCTTGCTCCTCTAATGCAGTGCTTCTCAGTCTCTGTGGTTCACATGGGTACTTCAGACTCACTCCCGGTTTCTGGGATTTTTCACAGTGGTGCTTTGTCTATGGATATTTGCTGGGTGGTCTTATGAAGAGGACTGAAGTTGAGAATGACTTACATCACCATTTTGATGATGTCATGCTCTCATATAATTCCTAAAATATGAGAAACAAGATGGAAattatgggagaaaatatttgattttttttctgatttaatattatacatgtattttcttcgttttgaaaatgaaaaggaaatcttTGTTTAACAAGATTATATTTTACGTATTATCTCATCTTGTTCTGATGAATTTGAGACTTTCAAACTTCTTGTAAATATCAGAATATGTTGGATAATGACATGCAGGAATATGGGAACTCCATGATTCACATGAAAAATAGACACTTTTCAAAGGATGAGTTAAATTCAGGTATGTAGTAAAGTATGAGCATTAGTAATTAAAAATTGGTGTAACAAGTTATTGCCGGGCAACCTCCATTTTGTTATTCAACTAATGATCTACAAAAATTAAGTATGGTAGAAATATTTTTCTAGGGGATTTCAATTTCTTACCACATGGGCTGCTGACATCTTTAAATTGGGGATAATCAAAGTTTAGTAGTTTCTGTTCATTGGCCCATCAGCTAATTGACTTTGCAAATAATAGGGGAAATGAaatagtttttaaacttttttcagaGCCATATCAATCAGGAGAGGGATTTTTTTAGTGCATTTACTTTATAGTATGCATATGGTATACTATAATTGTTTCATAGTTTCATATTTGGCTATAGGACAATATTGTCCATTGATCCTACCATTGTATGTATAGTTTTGCTAACTAAACTTCTTTAAAACAAATCCCAACTCCTGACCTGCTCATATAGGTGAAATTCACCTTGCAGGCAATTCCATCTTGTCTCTCAAAGTCATGAACAGAATGAAAATCAGGGAATTTCCCTAAAGTTTCCTTAAGTCATCAACTGAAACAGCCAATTCAATAGTACTTATATCTGTATGCATTTACTCATTTTGAATAAACACTGTGGTAGGCCTTTCACCTTCTGTACATATTGCACATCACTACCAGTTGCCTTAAATTTTTCCTGCTATAGTATAATTCGGTTACCTTGGTTTTGCCTTCTGTGAAAATAACTTTGAGGATGACTTTTTAGTaaagtatattttttgtttttacatttttcagaTAGCAAAATTTGATGAgtaggagaagggagaaatggaatgttttctttctttaaacaaataataacTGTTCTTTTATGAAGCTAGAAAAGTCATGGAGGAAAAGGGTTCTTAGTATAGgtacaaaaaataaatgatgaaaacAATGCAGTTTGTAAACTCTtgaatatttccttcttttgcacTCATTTCGTGGTGCCCATGGCATTGGAGAAAGCtttgcagaaaaagaaaactactgttTCCCTCTGAACAACAAATATGTTATTTTTGCCTCCTGAGGCAGCAATGATGTCCTCAGATTTTATGGAGTGCAATAACACTGCAAGACAGGGAAGTGTGTCTGGATCACAGCTTCCAAGAGCAGAAACTTTCCAAAGAGAATCAaactaacttttatttttttaaagaaaagtacagAGAGCCATACAAAACCAAATTATCGTGCTCTGGAGAGAAATGCTACTATTTTTCTGACAGAGATAAAAACTTTGAAAAGAGTCATAAATTCTGCGTCAGCCTGGGCTCCCATCTTTTGAAGACAGAGGATAAGGATAAACAGGTAAAGAGCTTTGAAATTGtaattttttccatatattttgtaTCTAAGGAGAAAAATTGGATTTTAAAAACAGCTGAAAACAATATGTTTGTTAAATGACGATGAGTTATCATTGCAAGTCAAATGGAATGATTTATGGGAAATAAAAGGGCTCCTTTGTTCTTGAGAATTACAGTACCTGAGTTATATTTTTGTTTAGGGATAAAGCTTTAAGCTCTGGTGATGCTCTGTCTGCTCTAGGAAGCAAACTGAGGTTTCTGAACAAAAGGGCATCTCTCATGAAGCTATCTTGGGAGTTGTCCTGTTTTCATCTTATGTTTTGAGGTTCTTTGATAATAATGGATCTTTTAGTGTGTGAATACTTGTGGCATATAGAGAATGATTAGGCAATGATAATCAAtcctaatagaaatataaaaagagtttaaaaaatattatcatcCTTTGTGTTCACACTATTTTCATGGTTGTATTGTTAAAAAGAGACAGAAGGCAGGGCCGACCTGATGGTGTAGCGGTTGGGTTCATGTACTCTGCCTCAACCACCAGGGGTTCggcggttcggatcctaggcacggacctacacactcctCAGCAAGCCaagctgaggtggcgtcccatatagatcaactagaaggatgtacagttatgacgtacaactatctgtgAGGGCTTTatgtagaaaaaaggaaaaaaggaggaagactggcaacagatgttagctcagggccaatcttcctcaaaaaaataaaaataaaaaagagacagaaggaCTGAATCACATGAGTAGTTCTCTCTTCACAGAAATTTATTCAACCTTTAGTGTCCTTTTTTCACTGGATTGGATTATCTCCAAATGGGATGTCAGCCCCTGGAGGTGGGAAGATGGCTCCTGGATGCATTATAATTTGTGAGTATTCAAGACACACTTGAGATCTCAGTTTATTTGTTATTAACTATGGAAATGAGTTACTCAGACAAGTTTCACAAAGCGAGGTTTTCTTACCTCAACAGCAACTCTAACAGATTAGTTATAGTTTCATAAAACATCCTGGGCATTAGAAACACACTGCAGACTTCCCTGCTTCTACACTTGTATTCCTGTGGTTTCCTCAACCAGCTATGCTTTTCCCTTAGTGCTCCAGTTAAAATTTATGTTCTCTTTGAAGCCATTCTTGATCTCCTATTTTGGACTTCATTCCTCCTCTATGATCCTAAATCACTTGTTTCCCTTTTACCATTTCATGTCCAATCTAGAATTTAGCGACTCTCATTTCTTGTTCACCCACAGCACACAACACATAATACTTGGGGGTTGTTtaacaaaattttcaaaatttatcaaTATGGATAGTAATAAACTTTTCTAGATTTggaaatatatagagagaaggtAGCTACAAATTTGGAGTTTCAGTGACTAGTCCCATGATCTAAATCAGATAGTTATACAGTGTTATGCTGTATTTATTTTCACTATCTATGTAGATAGTCTTTACTATCTAGCAAAGAACAGTCCATATCACAAACAAGTACAGACTAACAAGAAACAGTTTGAAAATGACTTGGATTGGGCTCAgtgtaatatttttttccattttttcatgatatatttctCTATGGTCTGCGGAATTATAGAAGTTTAGAACTATAAATAATGTTGGAGATCAGATGAATGTTTTTTTACAGATGCTACATAAACTAACAAAGTCCTAACAACTATTAATGGCAGAGTACTTCACTCTTTGCTGTATTTTGTTCCAAATTATCAGTTTCTCACATGTAATATGCTGTTTTATATATCCTCATATTTGCATATGCTATACTGTTTATCTGGAATACCTGTAACTCCACTCTTCATCTGGTTAGATCCTATTCAATAATTTATTAGACAATTAGatcagtcatttattcattcatgcattcattgatTTAATCCTTCATCAGCCATGTACCAGGTTCTGTGTAGTGGATGGATATATAATGGAAAGCAAGGTGGACATAGTCCCTCCTCATGCATGCAGGTAAGTGCTCTGTGTTCTTGACGTTGCTTTATTTGTGAGGTTAATTGCATGTCTAAGGGAACTTGTAATTTGTTGTAGATATTTTGAGTATTAGAGTTTCATCTGCATGGGAAGTGGGTTGATAACCAGCTTCTTTGACTTGATTTCAAGTTGCATTTATtttgatagaaaataaatattataattcagAAACGATTAATGATATtcctttttcctctattttagctGAATTTCCTTGCCACATATTGTATCCGTTATATACTTTGTGAAGAAATGACCAATACTTTTGAGTTGTTTTTGAATTGATGTTTGGAAATACACCGTCTGAAATCAAGATGGACTATGACTTGGCTGTTTacatacattttcctttttctgggaAGTATATGAGTACCTTCAGATAGAATGAGTCTCATTTCTGTAACTTCTGTTTAATCACTTTTAGGTTTCAAAAATTTTcacaattaatataaaaattaatagttaaaaataaaaataaaaagaataaagaagtacATAGAACAAAAACTGACTCTACATTCCCTTCTCCTAATTTCTTTGCCTCTCCAGTGTACACTGTTAATTTGGTTTGTATCTTTCCAGACATTTTTTTCTAGCATTTGCTACAAATAATGCATGAACCTTTGTTATGTATATATCTCTGAATGTGtctaaatatttctataaagtaGAAATCTAGAAGAGAAACTGCTATGTCAAATTGTATGCATCTTTTAAATCCtgaattataaagaaatatttaccTTCTACAAATGCTGTCAACTAGCACTCACACCTAGTTTTTCAAACCcttaataatattttgtattatcaattttctttttgttaggaatattagccctgagctaacatccaatgccaatcctcctctttttgctggggaagattggccccaggctaacatccatgcccaccttcctctcctttatatgggatgcttccacagcatgacttgataagtggtgcttaggtctgggcccgggatctgaacctgcgaaccccgggctgctgaaacagagcgcacgaacttaatcactattccactgggccggtccctatATTATAAACTTTTCAATGGACGCAACtgttcttttattgttgttttaactgGTACTTTCAATATTATCTGAGAGATAAatcatcttttcttttgcttattaGTCACTCATTCTTCTGTGAATGgctgttttctttatttactgatttttctgtttatttattttcttgctttttttagtGATTACAGAAAATGCCATatgtctttttatgtttttacaaagtataaatttattgtttattggtttagtttttcatgatttttattaGATATATCGTATATTGTCATatatatgagataatattttcttttatgactcTTGGAATTCATGCCTCACTTTGGGAGGCGTTGTATCCCCAGTATTTAAAATAATCTTCTACCTTTTTATTGTTCTAGGgaagttttaatttttggaaTAGGTGAGGGTTTCTGTGAACTGAAATAAGTACTCAGTTACTTGGATTTTAACTaatattaaatttattgaagcaCTTGTCTCTTGTAAAGCTAATGTATCAAACCAAAAATTTAGTATAtagaattcaaatattttaaagcagagtTCCCCTCACAAGGAGACCAACTAGCAGCTACCTATAGACAAGACACCATTGTGAAAATCCCAGAACATGGAGGAGAGGCTGAAGCAGCCCCTGGATCACAGAGACTGAGCAGGGATCCATCAGAAGGGTAAGAGGAGTGGCTACATTCTGACCACATCGCCCATCCCTCAGGCCAGCACAGCACTGCACAGTGAGTGCCCTCCTGGGCCTACAGTTTCTCCAGTGGGTAAAAGAGAGCCCAAAGTGGACATCCAGCTCCCCCAGCATTGTGGGTCACTTCCCAGGAGGACCACTTGGGGCTTACCTCACAGGGATTGTGGGAGGAATCTGTGGGGCTTGACACTGGAAATCAAATTGGGACAGAGAAGGGGAGTGGGGCTGAGAAAAACCAGCACTTGGATCTTGGCAGGCCATGTTCCTCCTCACAGTGGCACCTGAGTAGAGATTCCAGCCACCAGCTTTGCCCAGCTGAAGAACCAAGCAGGTGGCCCCATCTGTCAGAGAACTCAGTGTGCAGTTCTGCCTGATTTGGGACACCAAACAATAAGGTGTGCAGACCTTGGAGCCTGTTCTGCTGCCTCTCCCAGGTGAGAAAGATAATTCATAGCCCCTCCTACTGCTGAATACAGTCCCAGCCCCATCCAATTGGAAACCTAACCAGAGAACCTGGGAAGCTGTATAGCCCATTCTACAGCCTGCTTACACTGGCATTTGAGCAGACGACAGTTGGCAACTATGCCCATCTGTAGAGCTGAGCTGGTGGCCTTAGTCTGGCCAGGGCAATCAGTGTGAAGTTCTGCCTCATTTCGGGCCTCCAGCCAACTAGCTGTGCCTGTCTTGGGGCCTGATCTGCTGCCCTGCCTAGGCAGGGAAGTGGGTTGGTGGCTCCTCCTACTGTTGAGTATAGCCTTTCGTCCCACTGAACTAGGAAGCCTAACCAAAGTACTCAGGAGGCTGCACAGCCCATCCCACAACCCAAGTCGCAGCAGTGCCAGAGCAGAGCTCATCCGCAAAGCTGAGCTGGTGTCCTTATCTGGCCAGGGAGCTTGGTGAACAGTTGTGCCTGATTTGAGTCCCCAGCCAATGAGCCATACTGGCATGGAACCGCTTCTATGGCCCTGCCTGTGTTGGGAAGCAAATTCAAAACCCTGTGTAGGCCTAAATATAGCCTCCTGCCCTCGCTGACCAGGAAGCCTAATCAGAACATCTACAAAGCTGCATAGCCTATCCTATAGCCCCACTTACAATGGCACCCAGGCAGAAAGCCCAAGCAGTGGCTCTGCCTATCTGCAAAGCTGAGCTGGTAGCCCTCTCTGGCCAAGGAGCTTGGTGGGCAGCTCTGCCAGACTTGAATACTCAGCCATTGAGCTGTAATAGCCATGGAGCTCAATTTAGGCTTCACCCAGGCAGGGAGACAAATTTGCAGACACAACCAACTACTGAATAGAACACTCAATACCCATCAACTAAGAAGTCTGGTCAGAGAATCTGTGCAACCACTGAGACCATCATGCAGCCATGCCTGGGCAGGGAACTAAGCCAGCAGTCCTATCCAAGTGTTCCCACCCAGTGGCACCCCCCAACCTCAGATCTCAGGCAGTAGcctcaccccaaaagaaaccccaataGCAATCCCGATCCGCGCAAGGATTATACCTGCTGACCCGCCCAGAACCTCAAGCTAAGCTGAATGATGAAGGACTGTTTCTGCTGAAGTGAACATGTAAAATCTGGAAGAGGAGATGGCTTACTCAAATGTGTAGATACTAAGAATAATGGATCATGAAGAATCTggtaaacatgacaccaccaaaggaaactaataaggctccaataactgaccctaaagaaatggagatctatgaactatctgacaaagaattcagagtAATCCTCTTAAAGACATTTATTGATCTACAATAACCCACAgacagacaactaaatgaaattaggaaaacagtgaatgaaaaaaataagaagctcaacaaagaagtaatcattaaaaaaaaaaaaaaaaaactaacagaaatcctagagttaaAGAATACAGTGACTGacctgaagaattcaatagagacttTCAACATCACTTGaccaagcaagaaaaaaaaaagaattagtggACTGGAATATAGcccatttgaaattatccaacagaggaacaagaagagaaaagagtgaagaaagcctatggcACTTACGAAACACCATCAAAAGAAATGGTATAAGCATTATGAGAAtcccaggagaagagaaagagaaagagacagaaactaTATGTAAACTAATAATATCTGAAAATTACTGAAACTTGGTGAGAGAAAGGGACATCAATATTCATGAGACACAAAGGACCCCAAATAAGTTGAACTTGAAAGGGCTACATCAAAACACATTATAGTTAAATTGTTAAAAGTCAAAGATAAGGAGAACTttgaaagaagcaagaaagaaCAACATATCACATACAAGGAAACCCCCAtaggcagatttctcaacagaaaatttGCAGGTCACgggagagtgggatgatatattcaaattattgaaagaaaaaaacagttcaCCGAGAGTACTATACAGAGCAAA
Proteins encoded:
- the LOC131416328 gene encoding killer cell lectin-like receptor subfamily G member 1, producing the protein MLDNDMQEYGNSMIHMKNRHFSKDELNSEKYREPYKTKLSCSGEKCYYFSDRDKNFEKSHKFCVSLGSHLLKTEDKDKQKFIQPLVSFFHWIGLSPNGMSAPGGGKMAPGCIIISMYQVLCSGWIYNGKQGGHSPSSCMQLNFLATYCIRYILCEEMTNTFELFLN